One Methylobacterium sp. AMS5 genomic region harbors:
- a CDS encoding helix-turn-helix transcriptional regulator, producing the protein MRIEAGVGKDDEVSVAMTDAADQEASFLNELGRRVRHARTVRGLSRKLLSQASGLSERYIAQLESGQGNVSIILLRRVANAMGMRLDDLVSTQEASSDWRVIRDLLDQASPDQIALAKSALAGSTGAEARTIRRRVALVGLRGAGKSTLGRMAAAHLGWRFVELNTEIERENGLSVREIFAIYGQEGYRRLEQKALRGLAEQPGPMVLATGGSIVAEPLTYDLLLSSFYTIWLQARPEEHLQRVRDQGHVEGKGDPASVLEDLRAVLLSREPLYARASAVVDTSDVPVEVMAERLIEVIESRFSGNDTGGRRPAA; encoded by the coding sequence ATGCGGATCGAGGCGGGCGTCGGAAAGGACGATGAGGTGAGTGTGGCCATGACCGACGCGGCCGATCAAGAAGCGAGCTTCCTCAACGAACTCGGCCGGCGCGTCCGCCACGCGCGGACGGTGCGTGGGCTGTCGCGCAAGCTGCTGTCGCAGGCCTCCGGCCTGTCCGAGCGCTACATCGCCCAGCTCGAGAGCGGCCAGGGCAACGTCTCGATCATCCTGCTGCGGCGCGTCGCCAATGCGATGGGGATGCGGCTCGACGATCTCGTCTCGACCCAGGAAGCCTCGTCCGACTGGCGCGTCATCCGCGACCTGCTCGATCAGGCCAGCCCGGACCAGATCGCCCTGGCCAAGTCGGCGCTTGCGGGCTCGACCGGTGCGGAAGCGCGGACGATCCGGCGGCGCGTGGCGCTGGTGGGCCTGCGCGGTGCCGGCAAATCGACGCTGGGCCGGATGGCGGCGGCCCATCTCGGATGGCGCTTCGTGGAGCTCAACACGGAGATCGAGCGCGAGAACGGCCTGTCGGTGCGCGAGATCTTCGCGATCTACGGCCAGGAAGGCTACCGCCGGCTGGAGCAGAAGGCCCTGCGCGGTCTCGCCGAGCAGCCGGGGCCGATGGTGCTCGCCACCGGCGGCAGCATCGTCGCCGAGCCGCTGACCTACGACCTGCTGCTCTCCTCCTTCTACACGATCTGGCTGCAGGCCCGGCCCGAGGAGCACCTGCAGCGGGTGCGCGACCAGGGTCATGTCGAAGGCAAGGGCGATCCGGCCTCGGTGCTGGAGGATCTGCGCGCGGTGCTGCTCAGCCGCGAGCCGCTCTACGCCCGCGCCTCTGCCGTCGTGGACACCTCCGACGTGCCGGTCGAGGTCATGGCCGAGCGTCTGATCGAAGTGATCGAGTCGCGCTTCAGCGGCAACGACACCGGCGGGCGGCGCCCGGCGGCGTGA
- a CDS encoding response regulator, whose product MTATGPHIAVVDDEADARAMVGDYLRLHGFDVALCEGGRALRAHLQIRTPDLIVLDLNMPEEDGLSIVRDLKARSPIPIIMLTATASPIDRVVGLELGADDYLPKPCELRELVARVRSVLRRAQVAPPSAQAAPDAAAPARTVRFGTKWLELDALRLRDDAGVEQPLTRSEFDLLKAFADHPKRALSRERLLDLADARDPDAFDRAIDVRINRIRKKVEPDPANPRYIRTVRGLGYIFRPEGD is encoded by the coding sequence ATGACGGCGACCGGCCCACACATCGCCGTCGTGGACGACGAGGCCGATGCCCGCGCCATGGTCGGCGACTACCTGCGCCTGCACGGCTTCGACGTGGCCCTGTGCGAGGGCGGGCGGGCACTGCGGGCCCATCTCCAGATCCGGACGCCGGACCTGATCGTGCTCGACCTCAATATGCCCGAGGAGGACGGCCTCTCCATCGTGCGGGATCTGAAGGCGCGAAGCCCGATTCCGATCATCATGCTGACGGCGACCGCCAGCCCGATCGACCGGGTGGTGGGGCTCGAACTCGGGGCGGACGATTACCTGCCCAAGCCCTGCGAGTTGCGCGAACTCGTCGCCCGGGTGCGCTCGGTGCTGCGGCGGGCCCAGGTCGCGCCGCCATCGGCGCAGGCGGCGCCCGACGCCGCGGCACCGGCGCGAACCGTTCGGTTCGGCACGAAGTGGCTCGAACTCGATGCCCTGCGCCTGCGCGACGATGCGGGCGTGGAGCAGCCGCTCACCCGCTCGGAATTCGATCTCCTCAAAGCCTTCGCCGATCATCCGAAGCGGGCCCTGTCGCGCGAGCGGCTGCTCGACCTCGCCGACGCCCGCGATCCGGACGCGTTCGACCGGGCGATCGACGTGCGAATCAACCGCATCCGCAAGAAGGTGGAGCCGGACCCGGCCAACCCGCGCTACATCCGCACCGTGCGCGGCCTCGGCTACATCTTCCGCCCCGAAGGCGACTGA
- a CDS encoding ABC transporter substrate-binding protein, whose product MRRLVRAALLALAVLTGAAPGQVRTLVYCSEGNPEALDPGLVTTTTAMSATWQMFNSLVEFAPGTTDLRPALAESWEVSDGGRTYDFTLRAGVRFHANAGFTPSRPLNADDVLFSFLRQWKPDHPYHRVGGDFAYFRDLGLASQIEGIERLDERQVRFRLKEPDATFLPNLAQAFGGILSAEYAEHLARRGAQAELARAPIGTGPFRFVEYRPDVALRYRRFPDYWRRSADAGAHTIEGLVFSITPNPAVRLTKLKAGECHVMAFPGTADLDAVRADPDLALFSGEELNVAYLALNTTRPPMTDWRVRRAVSLAIDRKAIVEAVYGPAGTVARNPLPPSSWAFHPDLPEPAFDREAAARLLAEAGFPEGFETDLWFLPVSRPYNPDGRRVADMIRADLARIGIRTRLTTRDWTAYRSALYGGAPTMMLYGWTSDNGDPDNFMNVLLGCRAAAPGGANLARWCDARYDAAVLDARRTDDRETRTRLYRDAQIRFREAVPWVPLAHTIVHMAARRHVDGFRTDPLGRTLFEGVSLAD is encoded by the coding sequence ATGAGACGCCTCGTCCGCGCCGCGCTGCTGGCCCTCGCCGTCCTGACGGGCGCGGCGCCGGGGCAGGTGCGCACCCTGGTCTACTGCTCCGAGGGCAACCCGGAAGCCCTCGATCCCGGCCTCGTCACCACGACCACGGCGATGAGTGCGACGTGGCAGATGTTCAACAGCCTCGTCGAGTTCGCCCCCGGCACCACAGACCTGCGGCCGGCGCTCGCCGAATCGTGGGAGGTCTCCGACGGGGGGCGGACCTACGACTTCACCCTGCGGGCGGGCGTGCGCTTCCACGCCAATGCCGGGTTCACGCCGAGCCGACCGCTCAACGCCGACGACGTGCTCTTCAGCTTCCTCCGCCAGTGGAAGCCGGACCATCCCTATCACCGCGTCGGCGGCGACTTCGCCTATTTCCGCGACCTCGGCCTCGCCAGCCAGATCGAGGGAATCGAACGGCTCGACGAGCGCCAGGTCCGCTTCCGCCTCAAGGAGCCGGACGCGACCTTCCTGCCCAATCTCGCCCAGGCCTTCGGCGGCATCCTGTCGGCGGAATATGCCGAGCATCTCGCACGAAGGGGCGCGCAAGCCGAGCTGGCCCGCGCGCCGATCGGGACCGGCCCATTCCGCTTCGTCGAATACCGCCCCGACGTGGCCCTGCGCTATCGCCGTTTCCCGGACTACTGGCGCCGATCAGCCGATGCCGGAGCGCATACGATCGAAGGGCTCGTCTTCTCGATCACCCCGAATCCGGCGGTGCGGCTGACCAAGCTCAAGGCCGGCGAGTGCCACGTGATGGCCTTTCCCGGCACGGCGGATCTCGACGCGGTGCGCGCCGACCCCGACCTGGCTCTCTTTTCCGGCGAAGAACTCAACGTCGCCTACCTCGCCCTCAACACCACGCGCCCGCCGATGACCGATTGGCGGGTCCGCCGTGCCGTCAGTCTCGCCATCGACCGCAAGGCCATCGTCGAGGCCGTCTACGGGCCGGCCGGCACGGTGGCGCGCAACCCGCTGCCGCCGTCAAGCTGGGCCTTCCACCCCGATCTGCCCGAGCCCGCCTTCGACCGTGAGGCCGCCGCGCGCCTGCTGGCCGAGGCCGGTTTTCCCGAGGGGTTCGAAACCGATCTGTGGTTCCTGCCGGTCAGCCGGCCCTACAACCCCGATGGCCGGCGCGTGGCGGACATGATCCGCGCCGACCTCGCCCGCATCGGCATCCGCACCCGACTGACCACCCGCGACTGGACCGCTTACCGGTCAGCGCTCTACGGCGGCGCGCCGACGATGATGCTCTACGGCTGGACCAGCGATAACGGCGACCCGGACAACTTCATGAACGTGCTGCTCGGCTGCCGGGCAGCGGCGCCGGGGGGCGCCAACCTCGCCCGCTGGTGCGACGCACGCTACGATGCGGCGGTCCTCGACGCCCGCCGCACCGACGACCGCGAGACCCGCACCCGGCTCTACCGGGACGCGCAGATCCGATTCCGCGAGGCCGTCCCCTGGGTGCCGCTCGCCCACACCATCGTCCACATGGCGGCCCGGCGCCATGTGGACGGCTTCCGGACGGACCCGCTCGGGCGCACCCTGTTCGAGGGCGTATCGTTGGCGGACTAG
- the cysE gene encoding serine O-acetyltransferase, with amino-acid sequence MSASPSLSPASGREGIAGIVDPLWTRVRTEAETVVRDEPQLASFFVATILNHPCLEAAVAHRVATRLGHASLSSELVAHGFHEAIQDDVRIGQSMRADILAVMDRDPATTRALEPLLYFKGFHAIQAHRLAHWYWGQGRRDLALYLQSRSSEVFQTDIHPAARIGRGVFFDHATGVVIGSTAVIEDDVSILHAVTLGGTGKHGGDRHPKIRRGVMIGAGAKILGNIEVGACARVAAGSVVLRSVPAHTTVVGVPARVVGAAGCAEPARSMDQLVAMSEFIDIAGGI; translated from the coding sequence ATGTCCGCCAGTCCGTCGCTCAGCCCGGCCTCCGGGCGCGAAGGCATCGCCGGAATCGTCGATCCGCTCTGGACGCGCGTGCGGACCGAGGCGGAAACGGTGGTGCGCGACGAGCCGCAGCTCGCCTCGTTCTTCGTTGCCACCATCCTCAACCATCCGTGCCTGGAGGCTGCGGTCGCGCACCGCGTCGCCACCCGCCTCGGCCACGCCTCGCTCTCGAGCGAACTCGTCGCCCACGGCTTCCACGAAGCGATTCAGGACGACGTTCGCATCGGCCAGAGCATGCGCGCCGACATCCTCGCGGTGATGGACCGCGACCCGGCGACGACCCGGGCGCTTGAGCCGCTGCTCTACTTCAAGGGCTTCCACGCGATCCAGGCGCACCGCCTCGCCCACTGGTATTGGGGCCAGGGCCGGCGCGACCTCGCGCTCTATCTGCAAAGCCGGTCGTCGGAGGTGTTCCAGACCGACATCCACCCGGCCGCCCGGATCGGGCGCGGGGTGTTCTTCGACCACGCCACCGGGGTCGTGATCGGCTCCACCGCGGTGATCGAGGACGACGTCTCGATTCTGCACGCGGTGACGCTCGGCGGCACGGGCAAGCATGGCGGCGACCGCCACCCCAAGATCCGCCGCGGCGTGATGATCGGCGCGGGCGCCAAGATCCTCGGCAACATCGAGGTCGGGGCCTGTGCCCGGGTCGCGGCGGGCTCGGTCGTGCTCCGGTCGGTGCCGGCCCACACCACCGTCGTCGGCGTGCCGGCGCGTGTCGTCGGTGCGGCCGGCTGCGCCGAGCCCGCCCGCTCGATGGACCAGCTCGTGGCGATGAGCGAGTTCATCGATATCGCGGGCGGAATCTGA
- a CDS encoding RtcB family protein, whose product MPIPGSRETLSYLVRPRVDASPDALACLAHGAGRKYDRGSMHGRIERVRSVREGLKRNPFGGIVVCEDRNLLIEEAGDAYKAIDRVIDDLVSFGLAEVVATFRPLVTFKTGLSTIGRRGGSQGAGQGRGR is encoded by the coding sequence GTGCCGATCCCCGGCTCGCGGGAGACCCTCTCCTATCTCGTGCGGCCGCGGGTCGATGCGTCTCCGGACGCGCTCGCCTGCCTCGCCCATGGCGCCGGCCGCAAGTACGACCGGGGCTCGATGCACGGCCGCATCGAGCGGGTGCGCTCGGTGCGCGAGGGGCTCAAGCGCAACCCGTTCGGCGGGATCGTGGTCTGCGAGGACCGCAATCTGCTGATCGAGGAGGCGGGCGACGCCTACAAGGCGATCGACCGGGTGATCGACGACCTCGTGAGCTTCGGCCTGGCCGAGGTGGTGGCGACCTTCCGGCCGCTCGTCACCTTCAAGACCGGGCTGAGCACGATCGGCCGGCGCGGTGGTTCCCAAGGGGCCGGACAGGGGAGGGGGCGATGA
- a CDS encoding HAMP domain-containing sensor histidine kinase, whose amino-acid sequence MRVGRKIALVGGVPILVAAAIAAAGWFLLAQGERARAGALLATRAYHDLTLARMVRDDSVSARADARAAIETRFFDLTARAGQGLEALQNQARIRSQAERAAAARQSLDRYVARMRDFSAVARENDGLIAEMGQRANRLTDLAEQARQRQQASNVDLAWTMTGKVNRLRATRDVVAGLNAVLAAAWQGALARQRGEETAQSGRTRLVHAGRDLAAALRATSRETEAMEAEGLTASEPPAGDRLTEWGERWLKIVTSEQRTLDDAVAQLLTYAGEANATEQATQNIGIATLKLGQRTAEALARRDPEAISTMLSEGERLSASASALPISPLIQSDMIEAIDGWRARLATTIDGLKRQNAMIAEMDGLAAGLSEASRDLNDDAVEDADRFGTFLGRLLLAGAAIGLLLGALAALAVARSILVPLRQLQGDMIALAADPKAEGLSGTQRTDELGDIARATNFFVTEIGRRERALRRAKDQADTALHDLRHAQDDLIRAEKLASLGQLVAGVAHEINTPLGIALTTATLVRDETRTFQGLVAAGTLSRSRLIHFVDRVGEGTQLLCANLARAADLVHGFKQVAVDRASDERRSFDLDVWLGELLASLQPMLRKGGHRIRREVPPGIVLDTYPGVLAQVVTNLVANAVVHGFAGAERPGTITVQVSAPGALVRLEVIDDGGGIAPDHLRRIFDPFFTTARSRGSTGLGMHIVHNLVTAKLQGRIAVESEPGRGTLVRLEFPRAPGGTERPGTARRPTGMEAR is encoded by the coding sequence ATGCGGGTCGGCCGGAAGATTGCCCTGGTCGGCGGTGTCCCGATCCTCGTCGCCGCGGCCATCGCGGCGGCGGGCTGGTTCCTTCTCGCCCAAGGCGAGCGAGCCCGGGCCGGCGCCCTGCTCGCCACCCGCGCCTATCACGACCTCACCCTGGCGCGGATGGTCCGCGACGATTCCGTCTCCGCCCGCGCCGACGCACGCGCGGCGATCGAGACACGGTTCTTCGACCTGACCGCCAGGGCCGGACAGGGTCTGGAGGCGCTTCAGAATCAGGCCCGCATCCGGAGCCAAGCCGAGCGGGCCGCCGCGGCGCGCCAATCCCTCGACCGCTACGTGGCGCGGATGCGGGATTTCTCGGCGGTCGCCCGCGAGAACGACGGCCTCATCGCCGAGATGGGACAGCGCGCGAACCGCCTCACCGACCTTGCCGAGCAGGCGCGCCAGCGCCAGCAAGCCTCCAATGTCGATCTCGCCTGGACGATGACGGGGAAGGTGAACCGGCTGCGCGCGACCCGCGACGTCGTGGCGGGGCTCAACGCCGTGCTGGCCGCCGCGTGGCAAGGCGCCCTCGCCCGGCAACGCGGCGAGGAGACCGCGCAGTCCGGGCGCACCCGCCTCGTCCATGCCGGCCGCGACCTCGCGGCGGCCCTGCGCGCCACCTCCCGCGAGACCGAAGCGATGGAGGCCGAGGGGCTGACCGCCTCCGAGCCGCCGGCCGGCGACCGGCTGACCGAGTGGGGCGAGCGCTGGCTCAAGATCGTGACCTCCGAGCAGCGGACGCTCGACGACGCGGTGGCGCAGCTCCTAACCTATGCAGGCGAGGCCAACGCGACCGAGCAGGCGACGCAGAATATCGGCATCGCCACGCTCAAGCTCGGCCAGCGCACCGCCGAGGCGCTGGCGCGGCGGGACCCGGAGGCCATCTCCACGATGCTCAGCGAGGGCGAGCGGCTCTCGGCAAGCGCCTCCGCCCTGCCGATCTCGCCGCTGATTCAATCCGACATGATCGAGGCCATCGACGGCTGGCGCGCGCGGCTCGCTACCACGATCGACGGGCTCAAGCGCCAGAACGCGATGATCGCCGAGATGGACGGCCTCGCCGCCGGCCTGAGCGAGGCCTCCCGCGACCTCAACGACGACGCGGTCGAGGATGCCGACCGGTTCGGCACCTTCCTCGGCCGGCTCCTCCTCGCCGGGGCGGCCATCGGCCTGCTGCTCGGAGCCCTCGCCGCCCTGGCGGTGGCCCGCTCGATTCTCGTGCCGCTGCGCCAGCTTCAGGGTGACATGATCGCGCTCGCTGCCGACCCGAAGGCGGAGGGACTCTCCGGCACGCAGCGCACGGACGAACTCGGCGACATCGCCCGCGCGACGAACTTCTTCGTGACCGAGATCGGCCGGCGCGAACGGGCGCTGCGGCGGGCCAAGGATCAGGCGGACACCGCCCTGCACGATCTCCGCCATGCCCAGGACGACCTGATCCGCGCGGAAAAACTCGCCTCGCTGGGGCAGCTCGTGGCCGGCGTCGCCCACGAGATCAACACGCCGCTCGGCATCGCGCTGACCACCGCGACGCTGGTGCGCGACGAGACGCGGACCTTCCAGGGCTTGGTCGCGGCGGGCACGCTCTCGCGCTCGCGCCTGATCCATTTCGTCGATCGGGTCGGCGAGGGAACGCAACTGCTCTGCGCGAACCTGGCCCGCGCCGCCGACCTCGTCCACGGCTTCAAGCAGGTGGCGGTGGACCGGGCGAGCGACGAGCGCCGGAGCTTCGACCTCGATGTCTGGCTCGGCGAACTGCTCGCGAGCCTGCAGCCGATGCTGCGCAAGGGCGGCCACAGAATTCGGCGCGAGGTCCCGCCCGGAATCGTCCTCGATACCTATCCCGGCGTGCTCGCGCAGGTCGTCACCAACCTCGTCGCCAACGCCGTCGTGCACGGATTCGCCGGCGCCGAGCGGCCGGGAACCATCACGGTGCAGGTCTCGGCGCCCGGAGCGCTCGTGCGGTTGGAGGTGATCGACGACGGCGGCGGCATCGCGCCGGACCATCTCCGGCGGATCTTCGACCCGTTCTTCACCACCGCCCGCTCCCGCGGCAGCACCGGGCTCGGCATGCACATCGTGCACAACCTCGTCACGGCCAAGCTCCAGGGCCGCATCGCCGTCGAGAGCGAGCCGGGCCGGGGCACCCTCGTGCGCCTGGAATTCCCGCGGGCGCCCGGCGGCACCGAACGGCCGGGCACGGCGCGCCGGCCGACCGGGATGGAGGCGCGATGA
- a CDS encoding PAS domain-containing protein — translation MHPLNLSFAPAEFLRLIEDDGLTGSWAWIFASGQQTWSPGLFRLLGLDPTQTRASYSLLTDLVHPADRFYLASTADLLQGHVLPKREIRIARPDGTLRTITMRTELHLTPEGRPRAAAGIVLDVTDAAALLRLRQTDQRRRSALLAASRILFIPVDLDGTYHFPPEAAQFSGRPMEDIIADPYADVAPAERAAFIDSIAQRQAEQMFQAAPLHHLRNREPERYRVLSVPVFDERGRLIERNGILYPAALGAPPLVADLMRIGLEQLVEGHHLRAARALLDWSMTMLAQASGLSLSTVRRLEEDADSRGSHSRRKAIAALRRAGIRFMILDDNRVAIARS, via the coding sequence ATGCATCCACTCAATTTGTCCTTCGCTCCGGCAGAATTCCTTCGGCTGATCGAGGATGACGGGCTGACGGGAAGTTGGGCCTGGATCTTCGCCTCCGGGCAGCAGACTTGGTCGCCCGGCCTCTTCCGCCTGCTCGGGCTCGATCCCACGCAGACCCGCGCGAGCTACAGCCTGCTCACTGATCTCGTCCATCCCGCAGACCGGTTCTACTTGGCGAGCACCGCCGATCTCCTGCAGGGCCACGTCCTGCCAAAGCGCGAGATCCGGATCGCGCGACCGGACGGAACGCTGCGCACGATCACGATGCGCACCGAATTGCATCTGACGCCGGAGGGCCGACCGCGGGCCGCCGCCGGCATCGTCCTGGACGTAACCGATGCAGCCGCCCTGTTACGGCTGCGCCAGACCGATCAGCGTCGGCGCAGCGCTTTGCTGGCTGCGTCCCGCATCCTGTTCATCCCCGTCGATCTCGACGGGACCTATCACTTTCCGCCCGAGGCGGCGCAGTTTTCCGGGCGCCCGATGGAAGATATCATCGCCGATCCCTATGCCGACGTGGCGCCGGCCGAGCGCGCGGCGTTTATCGACAGCATCGCACAGCGCCAAGCCGAGCAGATGTTCCAAGCGGCGCCGCTGCATCACCTTCGCAACCGCGAACCTGAGCGCTATCGGGTGCTTTCAGTCCCAGTCTTTGACGAGCGCGGGCGCTTGATCGAGCGCAACGGGATCCTCTATCCCGCTGCGCTCGGCGCTCCGCCGCTGGTGGCGGACCTGATGCGCATAGGCCTGGAACAGCTAGTGGAGGGTCACCACCTGCGCGCCGCTCGAGCCCTGCTCGACTGGTCGATGACGATGCTGGCGCAGGCAAGCGGCTTGTCGCTCTCGACGGTGCGGCGCCTTGAGGAGGATGCCGATAGCCGGGGCTCCCACTCTCGCCGGAAAGCCATTGCGGCCCTGCGTCGTGCCGGCATCCGCTTCATGATCCTGGATGACAACAGGGTCGCCATTGCCCGCAGTTGA
- the prfH gene encoding peptide chain release factor H: MSLRLLVTSGRGPAECRIALSRVVRLLRQEAEAWGLDLSQIDGPPHPQGHGPASVVLVLDGPEAARLAASWAGTIQWIAQSPVRPNHKRKNWFVSVSELPPLPSAQAIREQDVRFEAFRAGGPGGQHQNTTDSAVRATHGPTGLRVVAREERSQHRNRDIALKRLAELVEIRAAMERGALQDEAHRRHDALERGNPVRVL; the protein is encoded by the coding sequence ATGAGCCTGCGCCTCCTCGTCACCAGCGGACGCGGCCCGGCCGAGTGCCGGATCGCGCTGTCCCGGGTCGTGCGGCTCCTCCGCCAGGAGGCGGAGGCGTGGGGGCTCGATCTGTCCCAGATCGACGGGCCGCCCCATCCGCAAGGGCACGGGCCGGCCTCGGTCGTGCTCGTCCTCGACGGACCGGAGGCGGCCCGGCTCGCTGCCTCCTGGGCCGGGACGATTCAATGGATCGCCCAGAGCCCGGTGCGGCCGAACCATAAGCGCAAGAACTGGTTCGTCTCGGTCTCGGAACTGCCGCCGCTTCCTTCCGCCCAGGCGATCCGGGAGCAGGACGTCCGGTTCGAGGCGTTCCGGGCGGGCGGTCCCGGTGGGCAGCACCAGAACACGACCGACAGCGCTGTGCGCGCCACCCATGGGCCGACCGGCCTGCGGGTCGTCGCCCGGGAGGAACGCTCCCAGCACCGGAACCGGGACATTGCCCTGAAGCGGCTCGCCGAACTCGTCGAGATCCGGGCCGCGATGGAACGAGGCGCGCTTCAGGACGAGGCGCATCGGCGTCACGACGCCCTGGAGCGGGGCAACCCGGTCCGGGTTCTCTAA
- a CDS encoding DUF3369 domain-containing protein yields the protein MWATSMSSEGLHAMNDDDWLELIPDEAAEAPTRAGTWTIAVVDDDPAVHEGTRYALAGYSLDGRGLDILSAYSAQEARALLAERRDVAIVLLDVVMETDDAGLRLVDYIRRELKEETVRIILRTGQPGQAPERRVIVDYDINDYKAKTELTADKLFTSLTAALRAYQQLRRLDETRRGLEIIIDAAPMLLDHKSMQRLAEGVLTQVASLLNVDCAGILVLREDEDAADRREGGFCVLAGSGLYGGYVGRDPGWPLDPGIQPLVEQAFAARRHSFGDGLSTLYVQTASGSEIVALIDTDRPLSDTDRALITLLAGRLSVAFDNVILYERLQRANVTLEQRVVERTAELIRANRRLDMQRSDLRRANSLKTEILGTIAHDLKNPLSVILGRSEMLTDLIGLDQGEASGAEKARAAMLTQVEHIRTSATRLIDMIDSLMADAMNDALDITLRREPVDLAGLAREVCEANRPLAESKGQSLNTDLSAPLSLCGDAERLREALDNLVSNAIKYSYPGGAITVSVREEGGDLVCAVADQGPGLSPEDAGRLFGRYQRLSAKPTGGEGSTGLGLSIVKRIAELHGGRAEAFSDGPGQGAVFSMRFPKEAVGVP from the coding sequence ATGTGGGCGACCTCGATGAGCTCGGAAGGCCTTCACGCGATGAACGACGACGACTGGCTCGAACTCATCCCCGACGAGGCCGCGGAAGCGCCGACCCGAGCCGGAACCTGGACCATCGCGGTGGTCGACGACGATCCGGCCGTCCACGAGGGCACCCGCTACGCGCTCGCCGGCTACAGCCTCGACGGGCGGGGCCTCGACATCCTCTCCGCCTATTCGGCGCAGGAGGCGCGGGCGCTGCTGGCCGAGCGGCGCGACGTCGCCATCGTGCTGCTCGACGTGGTGATGGAGACCGACGATGCCGGACTGAGGCTCGTCGATTACATCCGCCGGGAGCTGAAGGAGGAGACCGTCCGCATCATCCTGCGCACCGGCCAGCCGGGGCAGGCGCCGGAGCGGCGCGTGATCGTCGATTACGACATCAACGACTACAAGGCGAAGACCGAACTCACCGCCGACAAGCTCTTCACCAGCCTCACCGCGGCGCTCCGGGCCTACCAGCAGCTCCGGCGGCTCGACGAGACCCGGCGCGGCCTGGAAATCATCATCGACGCCGCGCCGATGCTGCTCGACCACAAGTCGATGCAGCGGCTCGCCGAAGGGGTGCTGACCCAGGTCGCCTCGCTCCTCAACGTCGATTGCGCCGGCATCCTGGTTCTGCGCGAGGATGAGGATGCCGCCGACCGGCGGGAGGGCGGCTTCTGCGTGCTGGCCGGCTCGGGGCTCTATGGCGGCTATGTCGGGCGCGATCCCGGCTGGCCGCTCGATCCCGGCATCCAGCCCCTGGTCGAGCAAGCTTTCGCGGCGCGCCGCCACAGCTTCGGCGACGGCCTCTCCACGCTCTACGTCCAGACCGCGAGCGGCAGCGAGATCGTCGCGCTGATCGACACCGACCGCCCGCTCTCCGATACCGACCGCGCGCTCATCACCCTGCTGGCGGGGCGCCTCTCGGTCGCCTTCGACAACGTGATTCTCTACGAGCGGCTGCAGCGCGCCAACGTCACCCTGGAGCAGCGGGTGGTCGAGCGCACCGCCGAACTGATCCGCGCCAACCGCCGCCTCGATATGCAGCGCTCGGACCTGCGCCGGGCCAACAGCCTCAAGACCGAGATTCTGGGCACCATCGCCCATGACCTGAAGAATCCGCTCTCGGTGATCCTGGGCCGCTCCGAGATGCTGACCGACCTGATCGGCCTCGATCAGGGGGAGGCATCCGGCGCGGAGAAGGCGCGGGCGGCGATGCTGACCCAGGTCGAGCACATCCGCACCTCGGCGACCCGCCTGATCGACATGATCGACAGCCTCATGGCCGACGCCATGAACGACGCCCTCGACATCACCCTGCGGCGCGAGCCCGTCGATCTCGCCGGCCTCGCCCGCGAGGTCTGCGAGGCCAACCGTCCGCTGGCCGAATCGAAGGGCCAGAGCCTGAACACGGATCTGTCCGCCCCGCTCTCGCTATGCGGCGACGCCGAACGGCTGCGCGAGGCGCTCGACAACCTCGTCTCGAACGCGATCAAGTATTCCTATCCCGGCGGCGCGATCACGGTGAGCGTGCGGGAGGAGGGGGGCGACCTCGTCTGCGCGGTGGCCGACCAGGGCCCCGGCCTGTCCCCGGAGGATGCCGGCCGCCTGTTCGGCCGCTACCAGCGCCTCTCGGCCAAGCCCACCGGCGGCGAGGGCTCGACGGGGCTGGGCCTCTCCATCGTCAAGCGCATCGCCGAACTCCACGGTGGCCGCGCCGAGGCGTTCTCCGACGGACCGGGGCAGGGCGCCGTGTTCTCGATGCGGTTCCCGAAGGAGGCGGTGGGGGTGCCGTAG